The genomic interval TTGACGCAATGTTAGGACTTGACAGCAGTTTTAGTAAAACATCATTATTGTCGGCAATTGCCTCGATTTCAGACTCATCGAGAGTGTTTAGTTCGTCCTGGTAGTCGGGGCGTGCTTGTGGTCTGTCATACATGGGAGCTTCGGTTGAAATTCGTGAGGCCGGAATTTCTGCTACAGTTTCACCAAACCATTTTATCCTGAGATATCCGTCTCCGCTGACGTGCCCAATGGCAGCAGCTTCAAGATCCCACTTTTTAAATATAGAAAGAAGCGGTTTAAGGTTTTTCTCTTCAGCTACGATAAGCATCCGCTCCTGACTTTCCGATAGCATAATCTCATAGGGAATCATGTTGGCTTCTCTTAACGGAACTTGGCTAAGCTCAAGCTCTATACCCATGTTTGCCCGTGCCGCCATCTCTGAAGACGATGAGGTAAGCCCGGCTCCTCCCATATCCTGTATGCCCACAATGAGGTTTTCTCTCATAGCCTCAAGACACGCCTCAAGAAGCAGCTTTTCCGTAAACGGATCTCCAACCTGTACATTGGGTTTTTTCTGTTGAGCATCGTCAGTGAACTCCTCAGAGGCCATAGTGACGCCGTGGATGCCGTCTTTACCGGTTTTTGAGCCGACATACACTATAAGATTGCCAATGCCGGTAGCCTTGCCATAAAATATGCGGTCAATGTCGGCAATTCCTAAATTAAACGCATTAACAAGGATATTTCCGGCATAACACGGGTGAACATAGATTTCACCGCCTACAGTGGGCACCCCTATGCAGTTACCATATCCGGCAATGCCAGATACTACGCCACTAAACAGGTGCTTTTGGTATGGGTCAGAAAGGGGGCCAAATCGTAGGGAGTTGAGACTTGCTATGGGTCTTGCGCCCATCGTAAAAATATCCCTTAGAATGCCTCCTACACCTGTTGCCGCCCCCTGATATGGCTCTATAAAGGACGGATGGTTATGGGATTCCATTTTAAATACGGCAGCCTGATTGTCGCCTATATCTATGACTCCGGCGTTTTCCCCCGGCCCCTGAATTACCCAAGGTGCCTCAGTCGGAAAGTTTTTAAGGTGTATCCTTGAGCTTTTGTATGAGCAGTGTTCAGACCACATTACTGAGAAAACGCCAAGTTCAGTAAAAGTCGGTGTGCGCCCAAGTATTTTTAAGATTGTTTCGTATTCATCAGGTTTAAGACCGTGTTCCTTAATCAACCTGTCAGTTATCTGAGGTTCCGTCATTTGAGGTCGTTTCACGAAAGTTGCCCCTTTATTGTCGAATTATATTTATTACGGTGTCTATTCCGGTTTTCTCGGTATAGGAGTCTCTTAACATAATTGAAATATTCTAACATAAAAGGATAAGCAATTTCTTGAGCTGGAGATAATCTGATTTTATAAGGAACAAGAAAGTTCTATCTCTTCATATATTTTGTCAATTTTATGTTGCAGCTTAATAGTCATTTTAACAGCAGTGGCAATTTTACAATACATTTGAATTTCGTCAAGTAACAAAACCCTCTTTGTTCTGTCTTTAAGCCACTTACAGCAAACCCTGTAACTCCCGATTTGATAATTCCACAGTTGGGCATCCATTCCTTCAAAGTACTGAGTCTTATTTATATAAACATGGCTGGTTTCATCATCATAAGTAATCTTTTCAATCAGGCTGTCTCCTTTTCCCTGAAATCGTACAGAGGGTGTGTTAAGCTCAGGTGAGTTAAGCAAATGTAAATCAGCAAGCTCTCTGCCATACTCTGACATCCTCTTAAATATTTCACGGTCATTAGTAAAAGGAATTTTTGGGAAATCGGTTTTCAAAAAGCCGGCATACTTAACCCTGTAAGTTTCAGAATATAAAATCGCATAAATGTAGTTGAATATCTCTTCAGGTGTAACATCGTTGCCGTAGAGTTCATAACATTTTTCATGGAAAATCTTATCAATATTGGGTTGTTTTTCAACGCCTTCAGCCGTAACTTCAAATAACATACCCTTACCCCTGTCAGGATAAATATACAGAGGGAACAGATAATTAATCTCTCTTGTTGCGTTTGAAACCACGCAGGATTCGGTTATTTCGTTAGAAATAAAGGCGTGGTGAAAGCCAGCCTTGTTTTGTTGTCTGCACGTTAATAGTCCGATATTAGTGTAAACCATATGCTGCATTACTTCTACACGAGGCATACAATGAAAGCCACGGCTATTACCTGTATAATAAGTGTATCTCACATCAAATGGCCTGTACAGAATAGGTACTATTTTATTCTTATCCAATCCACCTTCCATTAGGTCATTTTGTGCAAGTCCCACCTTCCAGTCTCTTGTGTCATTTCCCAAGTCATACGCCTGTCTCGCCAGCTCCGGCTCAAGCTTTACAAAATTTAAAACAGTCTTCAATAGTTCTTCTTTAGTCCACTTAATGGTAAGGTCATCCCTCGCAGTTACGACACCCACACTATTTACCGGAAAGATATCGGTCACTTTTATAAATTTATCAAAAATACCCCATAGGCTTTCATTGCGTGGCATAAACAGGTAAAAATCACGTGCCGGGTCTAATTTCTCCCACTTAGTCGTTTTAATGTCATTATTCATAAGCACGGATGATTTATGTTCTCTGTTGCCCCATAATTCAGAGTGGTAAATGCTTTTTTCTGTTTTCTTGCCTGTTTTAATAAAAATAGCAATCGCAACACCCTGCTTAATATCAAATACGTTTTCATCTTTGGAGCCGTCAGGACATTTTTCCTTTTTCTGACTGCTGCCGTGAAGGTCAAGTATGTATATTTCATCAAAACTGTTCATTAGAGATTGTCTCATTCCTCTGAACGTTGGGGTATCCAGGTAGCTGTGATTTGTGATAAAACCCAAAACACCCTCTCCGGCCTTGTCTATTTTCCACTGTGCAAATCGTATGAATTTCACATAATCATCCTGCAGCCATTTGGGATTTCTTTCGTTAAGCGGTTTTCCATCCACCGTAAAGTATGCCTTAATCTCTTGTTTTATCCATTTGCCAACATTTGATGAATGCCCGGAATATGGTGGATTTCCCAATATTATTAGTATAGGCTGCTTGTCTTTAATTTCCCCGGCAAGGTGTGATTCCTCTGAAAGTGAGGACATCAGGGGAAGTTCCGTCTCCTTAAGAGCCTCCATTTCAAGTGTATTGGTGAGATAGAGTTTTACCCTGTCACCATCTTTTAAGACATAGCCTAATTCCTCAAGCATAAAAGACATCTTAATGTGTCCCACAGCATATGGGGCCATCATGAGTTCAAAGGCAAAGAAATTCTTAAGAATATGCTCCTTTATGAAATTTTCTTTGCCGCCGTCACCATACCTGGAAGCAAACTCATTAACGGCAAGTTTGGCTGCCTCAGCTAAAAACGTCAACGTCCCTGCAGCCGGATCCAGTACCGTAACGCTCCTGTCAGCCATTGCATCGGGTTTATTGAATTTTTCCTTCAATACCGTGTTTATTGAGCGTACTATGTAGGAAACCACAGGCTCAGGCGTGTAATATACTCCTCTCATCTCACGCGTTTTGGGGTCATATGCAGTTAGGAAGGTTTCGTAAAAGTGCACGATTGGATCATGGCCTTTACCCTCGTGATAATACTGATGAAAGATCATATTTATATCGGTTACGGCTAAAACCTCAGAGATGTCGTCTATGGTCCACTGCATATCAGGCGGCAGATCAAGGGATGAAACGAATCTAAAAATATCCCTTAAAATCCCAATCGTTTTAGGAATGTTATCATAAGCCAGTTTTCTGTTAAATCCGTTTTTTGAGCGTGTTTTAGCCACAAACAACCCGTAAGTTACGGTTTGGGCGTACAGGTCTGAAAACTCACTCTCAGAGAGAGCGCCAATTAGATAATCTTTAAAGGCTTTATAAAATCCACTTATAAATTTTCCCTCTTTCTTAAGTTCATGCTCTATGACCTCATCTCGTAAAAAACGTGTCCGTTTGGCCAGCTCCACGGCAAGAGTTTTAGGGCTGTAAATTTTAGGTATCGAAAAGGAAAAGAATTTCTCAAGCAGTGCAAGAAATTCCGACTCCATTTCAAGCGGTGGATTTTTTCTTATTGTTTGCATAATTACAGGGCGTCCAATCGTTACCTTATCTGTCTGCAATCCGTTTCTATAGAGTCTGAA from Nitrospirota bacterium carries:
- a CDS encoding N-6 DNA methylase, with protein sequence MLEKYLTEISEIYTRGDAREESYYSVLENLLRTYCDAFNKTNVEITSQPKQTEAGNPDFRVWDGLQSITGYIEAKEPTVVNLDRIEQTPQLKRYLSTFPNMILTNFLEFRLYRNGLQTDKVTIGRPVIMQTIRKNPPLEMESEFLALLEKFFSFSIPKIYSPKTLAVELAKRTRFLRDEVIEHELKKEGKFISGFYKAFKDYLIGALSESEFSDLYAQTVTYGLFVAKTRSKNGFNRKLAYDNIPKTIGILRDIFRFVSSLDLPPDMQWTIDDISEVLAVTDINMIFHQYYHEGKGHDPIVHFYETFLTAYDPKTREMRGVYYTPEPVVSYIVRSINTVLKEKFNKPDAMADRSVTVLDPAAGTLTFLAEAAKLAVNEFASRYGDGGKENFIKEHILKNFFAFELMMAPYAVGHIKMSFMLEELGYVLKDGDRVKLYLTNTLEMEALKETELPLMSSLSEESHLAGEIKDKQPILIILGNPPYSGHSSNVGKWIKQEIKAYFTVDGKPLNERNPKWLQDDYVKFIRFAQWKIDKAGEGVLGFITNHSYLDTPTFRGMRQSLMNSFDEIYILDLHGSSQKKEKCPDGSKDENVFDIKQGVAIAIFIKTGKKTEKSIYHSELWGNREHKSSVLMNNDIKTTKWEKLDPARDFYLFMPRNESLWGIFDKFIKVTDIFPVNSVGVVTARDDLTIKWTKEELLKTVLNFVKLEPELARQAYDLGNDTRDWKVGLAQNDLMEGGLDKNKIVPILYRPFDVRYTYYTGNSRGFHCMPRVEVMQHMVYTNIGLLTCRQQNKAGFHHAFISNEITESCVVSNATREINYLFPLYIYPDRGKGMLFEVTAEGVEKQPNIDKIFHEKCYELYGNDVTPEEIFNYIYAILYSETYRVKYAGFLKTDFPKIPFTNDREIFKRMSEYGRELADLHLLNSPELNTPSVRFQGKGDSLIEKITYDDETSHVYINKTQYFEGMDAQLWNYQIGSYRVCCKWLKDRTKRVLLLDEIQMYCKIATAVKMTIKLQHKIDKIYEEIELSCSL
- the purL gene encoding phosphoribosylformylglycinamidine synthase subunit PurL, which produces MTEPQITDRLIKEHGLKPDEYETILKILGRTPTFTELGVFSVMWSEHCSYKSSRIHLKNFPTEAPWVIQGPGENAGVIDIGDNQAAVFKMESHNHPSFIEPYQGAATGVGGILRDIFTMGARPIASLNSLRFGPLSDPYQKHLFSGVVSGIAGYGNCIGVPTVGGEIYVHPCYAGNILVNAFNLGIADIDRIFYGKATGIGNLIVYVGSKTGKDGIHGVTMASEEFTDDAQQKKPNVQVGDPFTEKLLLEACLEAMRENLIVGIQDMGGAGLTSSSSEMAARANMGIELELSQVPLREANMIPYEIMLSESQERMLIVAEEKNLKPLLSIFKKWDLEAAAIGHVSGDGYLRIKWFGETVAEIPASRISTEAPMYDRPQARPDYQDELNTLDESEIEAIADNNDVLLKLLSSPNIASKELVWQEYDHMVRTSTVVLPGKGDAAVIRVHGSKKGIAMSVDCNSRYCYLDPYMGGIHTLTESARNVAATGAKPLAVTDCLNFGNPEKPEVMWQFAEALRGISDACRALQIPVISGNVSFYNETKGTAIYPTPTVGVVGIIDDVSQALTMGFKNIGDVVILLGPPTGSLGGSEYLSLLHGIEKGLPHPVDLIMEKHLIELIVKLCKDGLVVSSHDLSEGGLAVALAESSIVGNIGVEAELNAIAKGVRTDTLLYGESASRIVVSAKPEAVANIESMAKEASVPFNVIGKTVQDAVFKITLNGNTLTELPLTDISSAYKESLQRGLTNAHV